One segment of Rosa chinensis cultivar Old Blush chromosome 6, RchiOBHm-V2, whole genome shotgun sequence DNA contains the following:
- the LOC112169034 gene encoding uncharacterized protein LOC112169034 isoform X3: MKKTTISISQKDHKRRKLFFRSCLLSTLLMFSAVFFCGSHFVVTDYKEAQCRPEGIEALPKGIVSKTSDFVMQPLWGPRTQKKPKSSTNLLAIAVGIKQKDCVNKIVKKFLSSDFVVMLFHYDGNVNDWRDLEWSGRAIHVSAMNQTKWWYAKRFLHPDIVSEYAFIFLWDEDLGIENFNVGRYLSIIRKEGLEISQPGLDPDNSEVHHDFTARDKRSEIHRKINKTIGGGRRCNENSTDPPCTGFVEMMAPVFSRASWRCVWHMIQNDLVHAWGLDFQLGYCAKGDRTQNIGIVDSEYIVHYGLPTLGGSAANKTNAEEQDQAAKNMSTSKQLAPSKSSPSDPRTEVRKLSFVELEIFKSRWKKAIREDNCWVDPYQKPPQQSK, from the exons atgaagaagaccACCATTTCT ATTTCTCAGAAGGACCATAAAAGAAGGAAGTTATTCTTTCGTTCATGTCTCCTTTCCACCCTGCTTATGTTTTCTGCAGTTTTCTTCTGTGGGAGCCATTTTGTTGTCACAGATTACAAAGAG GCTCAATGCAGACCTGAGGGAATTGAGGCATTACCTAAAGGAATTGTTTCCAAGACATCTGACTTTGTAATGCAACCACTATGGGGACCCCGAACTCAAAAG AAACCAAAGTCATCAACAAACTTATTGGCCATTGCAGTTGGAATCAAGCAAAAAGACTGTGTAAACAAAATTGTAAAGAAG TTTCTATCCAGCGATTTCGTCGTGATGCTATTTCATTATGATGGTAATGTAAATGACTGGAGGGATTTGGAATGGAGTGGTCGGGCCATACATGTATCTGCCATGAATCAAACCAAGTG GTGGTATGCAAAGCGATTCTTACACCCAGATATTGTTTCTGAGTATGCATTCATCTTCCTTTGGGATGAAGACCTTGGAATCGAAAACTTTAATGTTGGAAG ATATCTATCAATTATTAGAAAAGAGGGGCTTGAAATTTCACAGCCAGGACTTGATCCTGACAACTCGGAGGTGCATCATGATTTTACAGCAAGAGACAAGAGATCAGAAATACATAG GAAGATAAACAAGACAATTGGTGGTGGAAGGCGTTGCAATGAAAATAGCACAGATCCTCCATGCACAGG GTTTGTTGAAATGATGGCTCCTGTTTTTTCAAGAGCATCCTGGCGCTGTGTGTGGCATATGATTCAG AATGACTTGGTTCATGCATGGGGCTTGGATTTTCAGCTTGGTTATTGTGCAAAG GGTGATCGAACCCAAAATATCGGAATTGTTGATTCTGAGTACATTGTTCATTACGGTCTTCCTACACTAGGGGGTTCTGCAGCAAACAAA ACAAATGCTGAAGAACAAGATCAAGCTGCTAAAAATATGTCTACTTCAAAACAACTG GCACCATCGAAGTCATCTCCATCTGACCCTAGAACTGAG GTGAGGAAGCTATCATTTGTTGAACTCGAAATTTTCAAAAGCAGATGGAAAAAGGCAATTAGAGAAGATAATTGTTGGGTTGATCCATACCAGAAGCCACCACAGCAGAGTAAATAA
- the LOC112169034 gene encoding uncharacterized protein LOC112169034 isoform X2, translating into MKKTTISISQKDHKRRKLFFRSCLLSTLLMFSAVFFCGSHFVVTDYKEKFLSWGLVDAMHNAISKNCEAQCRPEGIEALPKGIVSKTSDFVMQPLWGPRTQKKPKSSTNLLAIAVGIKQKDCVNKIVKKFLSSDFVVMLFHYDGNVNDWRDLEWSGRAIHVSAMNQTKWWYAKRFLHPDIVSEYAFIFLWDEDLGIENFNVGRYLSIIRKEGLEISQPGLDPDNSEVHHDFTARDKRSEIHRKINKTIGGGRRCNENSTDPPCTGFVEMMAPVFSRASWRCVWHMIQNDLVHAWGLDFQLGYCAKGDRTQNIGIVDSEYIVHYGLPTLGGSAANKTNAEEQDQAAKNMSTSKQLSSPSDPRTEVRKLSFVELEIFKSRWKKAIREDNCWVDPYQKPPQQSK; encoded by the exons atgaagaagaccACCATTTCT ATTTCTCAGAAGGACCATAAAAGAAGGAAGTTATTCTTTCGTTCATGTCTCCTTTCCACCCTGCTTATGTTTTCTGCAGTTTTCTTCTGTGGGAGCCATTTTGTTGTCACAGATTACAAAGAG AAGTTTTTATCATGGGGATTGGTTGATGCTATGCACAATGCAATATCTAAAAATTGCGAG GCTCAATGCAGACCTGAGGGAATTGAGGCATTACCTAAAGGAATTGTTTCCAAGACATCTGACTTTGTAATGCAACCACTATGGGGACCCCGAACTCAAAAG AAACCAAAGTCATCAACAAACTTATTGGCCATTGCAGTTGGAATCAAGCAAAAAGACTGTGTAAACAAAATTGTAAAGAAG TTTCTATCCAGCGATTTCGTCGTGATGCTATTTCATTATGATGGTAATGTAAATGACTGGAGGGATTTGGAATGGAGTGGTCGGGCCATACATGTATCTGCCATGAATCAAACCAAGTG GTGGTATGCAAAGCGATTCTTACACCCAGATATTGTTTCTGAGTATGCATTCATCTTCCTTTGGGATGAAGACCTTGGAATCGAAAACTTTAATGTTGGAAG ATATCTATCAATTATTAGAAAAGAGGGGCTTGAAATTTCACAGCCAGGACTTGATCCTGACAACTCGGAGGTGCATCATGATTTTACAGCAAGAGACAAGAGATCAGAAATACATAG GAAGATAAACAAGACAATTGGTGGTGGAAGGCGTTGCAATGAAAATAGCACAGATCCTCCATGCACAGG GTTTGTTGAAATGATGGCTCCTGTTTTTTCAAGAGCATCCTGGCGCTGTGTGTGGCATATGATTCAG AATGACTTGGTTCATGCATGGGGCTTGGATTTTCAGCTTGGTTATTGTGCAAAG GGTGATCGAACCCAAAATATCGGAATTGTTGATTCTGAGTACATTGTTCATTACGGTCTTCCTACACTAGGGGGTTCTGCAGCAAACAAA ACAAATGCTGAAGAACAAGATCAAGCTGCTAAAAATATGTCTACTTCAAAACAACTG TCATCTCCATCTGACCCTAGAACTGAG GTGAGGAAGCTATCATTTGTTGAACTCGAAATTTTCAAAAGCAGATGGAAAAAGGCAATTAGAGAAGATAATTGTTGGGTTGATCCATACCAGAAGCCACCACAGCAGAGTAAATAA
- the LOC112169034 gene encoding uncharacterized protein LOC112169034 isoform X1 — protein MKKTTISISQKDHKRRKLFFRSCLLSTLLMFSAVFFCGSHFVVTDYKEKFLSWGLVDAMHNAISKNCEAQCRPEGIEALPKGIVSKTSDFVMQPLWGPRTQKKPKSSTNLLAIAVGIKQKDCVNKIVKKFLSSDFVVMLFHYDGNVNDWRDLEWSGRAIHVSAMNQTKWWYAKRFLHPDIVSEYAFIFLWDEDLGIENFNVGRYLSIIRKEGLEISQPGLDPDNSEVHHDFTARDKRSEIHRKINKTIGGGRRCNENSTDPPCTGFVEMMAPVFSRASWRCVWHMIQNDLVHAWGLDFQLGYCAKGDRTQNIGIVDSEYIVHYGLPTLGGSAANKTNAEEQDQAAKNMSTSKQLAPSKSSPSDPRTEVRKLSFVELEIFKSRWKKAIREDNCWVDPYQKPPQQSK, from the exons atgaagaagaccACCATTTCT ATTTCTCAGAAGGACCATAAAAGAAGGAAGTTATTCTTTCGTTCATGTCTCCTTTCCACCCTGCTTATGTTTTCTGCAGTTTTCTTCTGTGGGAGCCATTTTGTTGTCACAGATTACAAAGAG AAGTTTTTATCATGGGGATTGGTTGATGCTATGCACAATGCAATATCTAAAAATTGCGAG GCTCAATGCAGACCTGAGGGAATTGAGGCATTACCTAAAGGAATTGTTTCCAAGACATCTGACTTTGTAATGCAACCACTATGGGGACCCCGAACTCAAAAG AAACCAAAGTCATCAACAAACTTATTGGCCATTGCAGTTGGAATCAAGCAAAAAGACTGTGTAAACAAAATTGTAAAGAAG TTTCTATCCAGCGATTTCGTCGTGATGCTATTTCATTATGATGGTAATGTAAATGACTGGAGGGATTTGGAATGGAGTGGTCGGGCCATACATGTATCTGCCATGAATCAAACCAAGTG GTGGTATGCAAAGCGATTCTTACACCCAGATATTGTTTCTGAGTATGCATTCATCTTCCTTTGGGATGAAGACCTTGGAATCGAAAACTTTAATGTTGGAAG ATATCTATCAATTATTAGAAAAGAGGGGCTTGAAATTTCACAGCCAGGACTTGATCCTGACAACTCGGAGGTGCATCATGATTTTACAGCAAGAGACAAGAGATCAGAAATACATAG GAAGATAAACAAGACAATTGGTGGTGGAAGGCGTTGCAATGAAAATAGCACAGATCCTCCATGCACAGG GTTTGTTGAAATGATGGCTCCTGTTTTTTCAAGAGCATCCTGGCGCTGTGTGTGGCATATGATTCAG AATGACTTGGTTCATGCATGGGGCTTGGATTTTCAGCTTGGTTATTGTGCAAAG GGTGATCGAACCCAAAATATCGGAATTGTTGATTCTGAGTACATTGTTCATTACGGTCTTCCTACACTAGGGGGTTCTGCAGCAAACAAA ACAAATGCTGAAGAACAAGATCAAGCTGCTAAAAATATGTCTACTTCAAAACAACTG GCACCATCGAAGTCATCTCCATCTGACCCTAGAACTGAG GTGAGGAAGCTATCATTTGTTGAACTCGAAATTTTCAAAAGCAGATGGAAAAAGGCAATTAGAGAAGATAATTGTTGGGTTGATCCATACCAGAAGCCACCACAGCAGAGTAAATAA